In the Paramisgurnus dabryanus chromosome 5, PD_genome_1.1, whole genome shotgun sequence genome, one interval contains:
- the ier3 gene encoding radiation-inducible immediate-early gene IEX-1 — MFARSDSLLLSIPTSNFFQQQPHFDFRPMRSTEPEIFTFERIPETQQSFPHRGAPVRPRKRNTRVMYPAQVRKYLPPVEKSRAKRWLFILCLVVFMQIYTEEGSVESTQAEGPAATTYNALSFQSAEEQARQMMSMSDQKLQVGNEEKESLNQFLNTSCQSATCEDDVTALYQQSRRSGYVVALLYPVYHRLGTEK; from the coding sequence ATGTTCGCCAGATCAGACAGTCTGCTCCTCTCAATCCCTACAAGCAACTTCTTTCAGCAGCAGCCGCACTTTGATTTCAGACCGATGCGCAGCACCGAGCCGGAGATCTTCACCTTCGAACGGATCCCCGAGACGCAACAGTCGTTCCCGCACCGCGGAGCTCCCGTGCGCCCGCGCAAAAGAAACACCCGGGTCATGTACCCAGCACAAGTGCGCAAATATCTTCCACCGGTCGAGAAGAGCCGCGCCAAACGGTGGCTGTTCATCCTGTGCCTGGTGGTTTTCATGCAGATCTACACGGAGGAGGGATCCGTAGAATCCACGCAAGCTGAAGGTCCAGCTGCAACAACGTACAATGCCCTCTCCTTCCAGTCCGCCGAGGAGCAAGCCAGACAGATGATGAGCATGTCGGACCAGAAGCTCCAGGTCGGCAACGAGGAGAAGGAGAGCTTGAACCAGTTTCTGAACACTTCGTGCCAGAGCGCAACCTGTGAAGACGACGTGACTGCGCTTTACCAGCAAAGCAGGCGCAGTGGATACGTGGTGGCTCTTCTCTATCCAGTGTACCATAGACTCGGCACAGAGAAGTGA